A section of the Paenibacillus yonginensis genome encodes:
- a CDS encoding ArsR/SmtB family transcription factor: MKVLYHPDRDEIELSSVLYALSDPIRLFIVSQIRKYGENPCNSFEVPIAKSTLSHHIRTLRESGVVFTRSQGTQRLISVREEDLNHRFPGVLDAVLQAYEASGQGLPNKEDSK; encoded by the coding sequence ATGAAAGTGCTATACCATCCGGATCGGGATGAGATTGAACTCTCTTCCGTGTTATATGCTTTAAGTGATCCCATACGGTTATTTATTGTGTCGCAAATTCGCAAGTACGGGGAGAATCCGTGCAATTCTTTTGAAGTTCCGATTGCCAAATCAACCTTGTCCCATCATATCCGCACCTTGCGTGAATCCGGTGTAGTGTTTACCCGCAGCCAAGGAACGCAGCGTTTGATCTCGGTGAGGGAAGAGGATCTGAATCACCGCTTTCCGGGCGTTCTTGATGCGGTGCTGCAGGCCTATGAGGCATCCGGGCAGGGGCTTCCAAATAAAGAGGATTCGAAATAA
- the thiM gene encoding hydroxyethylthiazole kinase, translating into MSANVKNEFRKAAAPLIERIRQVNPLVHNITNEVVTNFTANGLLALGASPVMAAAVEEAVEMAGKAGALVLNMGTLTGSTVEAMLLAAQGANEAGVPVLFDPVAAGATRFRSETAQRLLNTVKVDVIRGNAAEVANLIGENWAIKGVDAGELPEGRHPAELAQRAAKHWNTVVAVTGPKDYISDGAATYEIEGGHPILTRVTGTGCLLTSVIGAYCAVEDNKLLAGAAALAGYGVAAALAAERSAEAGPGAFQIELLNELYKLSPQTFLRDAVITKIQVDEAGEIMDEQRI; encoded by the coding sequence ATGTCAGCAAACGTAAAAAATGAATTCCGGAAAGCCGCCGCTCCGCTGATCGAGCGAATCCGCCAGGTGAATCCTCTGGTGCATAACATTACAAACGAAGTGGTGACGAATTTTACGGCAAATGGTCTGCTCGCCTTGGGGGCTTCCCCGGTGATGGCGGCGGCCGTGGAGGAAGCGGTGGAGATGGCCGGCAAAGCCGGGGCCCTGGTACTCAACATGGGGACGTTAACCGGCAGTACGGTCGAAGCGATGCTGCTGGCCGCCCAAGGAGCCAATGAAGCCGGTGTGCCCGTGTTGTTCGATCCGGTTGCTGCAGGCGCAACCAGGTTCCGCAGCGAAACGGCGCAGCGCCTGTTAAATACGGTTAAAGTGGATGTTATCCGCGGGAATGCGGCCGAGGTGGCCAACCTGATCGGCGAGAATTGGGCGATCAAAGGCGTGGATGCCGGCGAGCTGCCGGAAGGACGTCATCCGGCCGAGCTTGCGCAGCGGGCGGCCAAACACTGGAACACCGTCGTTGCCGTAACGGGACCCAAAGATTATATTTCCGATGGAGCAGCCACCTATGAAATTGAAGGGGGGCACCCGATTCTGACCCGGGTGACGGGAACCGGTTGTCTGCTTACCTCTGTCATCGGCGCTTATTGCGCCGTGGAGGATAACAAGCTGCTGGCCGGCGCAGCCGCACTGGCCGGATATGGCGTAGCGGCTGCGCTTGCGGCTGAACGGAGCGCGGAGGCAGGGCCGGGAGCTTTCCAAATCGAATTGCTGAACGAGCTGTATAAGCTTTCGCCGCAAACGTTCCTGCGGGATGCGGTAATAACAAAAATTCAGGTCGATGAAGCGGGGGAAATCATGGATGAGCAGCGTATATAA
- a CDS encoding aldo/keto reductase has product MLINRQVEFIPGEPVPVLGQGTWYMGENAAHRKQEVYALQLGLDLGLPLIDTAEMYAEGGAEQVVGEAIRGRRDQVFLVSKVYPHHAAGAKMKQACERSLKRLGTDYMDLYLLHWRGDIPLAETVAALEELRQSGKIRSWGVSNFDTADMEELWSLPDGERCAANQVLYHAASRGIEVDLLPWARRHQVPTMAYCPLAQGGQLRRELLTHPVIRRIAEERSVTPAQIALAWVIREDGIVAIPKAVQPQHVKDNAAAANIRLTAQELDDINKVFPAPPGKVPLDIV; this is encoded by the coding sequence ATGTTGATAAACAGACAGGTTGAATTTATTCCGGGGGAACCGGTTCCGGTTCTTGGGCAGGGCACCTGGTATATGGGCGAAAATGCAGCTCACAGGAAGCAGGAGGTATACGCCCTGCAGCTTGGTCTTGATTTGGGCCTGCCGCTGATTGATACCGCGGAAATGTACGCCGAAGGCGGAGCGGAGCAGGTGGTGGGCGAAGCGATTCGGGGGCGTCGTGATCAGGTATTCCTGGTCTCGAAGGTTTATCCGCACCATGCGGCCGGAGCTAAAATGAAGCAGGCTTGCGAACGGAGCTTGAAGCGGCTTGGCACGGACTATATGGATCTCTACCTGCTGCACTGGCGGGGGGATATTCCTTTGGCGGAAACGGTAGCGGCTCTGGAAGAGCTCCGTCAATCGGGAAAAATCCGTTCCTGGGGCGTCTCCAACTTCGACACGGCAGATATGGAAGAGCTGTGGAGCCTGCCGGACGGAGAGCGCTGCGCCGCGAACCAGGTGCTGTATCATGCCGCTTCCCGCGGCATCGAGGTGGATCTGCTGCCCTGGGCCCGGCGGCATCAGGTGCCGACGATGGCCTACTGCCCGCTGGCCCAAGGCGGGCAGCTGCGGAGGGAGCTGCTGACGCATCCGGTGATCCGCCGGATCGCGGAGGAACGCAGCGTCACTCCGGCGCAGATTGCTTTGGCCTGGGTGATCCGGGAAGATGGGATCGTCGCCATTCCCAAGGCTGTACAACCGCAGCATGTGAAAGATAATGCGGCGGCTGCCAACATCCGGCTGACCGCTCAGGAGCTTGACGATATCAACAAGGTGTTCCCTGCTCCGCCTGGCAAGGTGCCGCTGGATATCGTTTAG
- a CDS encoding putative quinol monooxygenase gives MIMIQAHLYVHPSERDDFLEQAGLLQRKTREEAGNLYCLLYEAVEDPNTFVLIEKWEDQEAVNRHNNTDHFVGFFQIVDGYLVKPVKAEVHEIPDAGAEAAG, from the coding sequence ATGATTATGATTCAGGCTCATCTTTATGTTCATCCGTCCGAGCGGGACGACTTCCTTGAGCAGGCTGGTTTGCTGCAGCGCAAAACACGCGAGGAAGCCGGCAACCTGTACTGTCTGCTGTATGAAGCCGTTGAGGATCCGAATACCTTTGTATTAATTGAGAAATGGGAAGACCAGGAGGCGGTGAACCGCCATAACAATACGGATCATTTTGTGGGTTTCTTCCAAATCGTTGACGGGTATTTAGTCAAACCGGTGAAGGCGGAGGTCCATGAGATACCGGACGCAGGGGCAGAGGCGGCCGGATGA
- the thiD gene encoding bifunctional hydroxymethylpyrimidine kinase/phosphomethylpyrimidine kinase produces the protein MSSVYKALTIAGSDSGGGAGIQADLKTFQELGVYGMSALTAVTVQNTLGVQGVHPIPPETVAAQIASVGEDLKPDALKTGMLFSAEIIEQVAGQVSRFGWNKLVVDPVMIAKGGAELLLEEAVQALRSRLLPLALVVTPNLPEAERLTGMTIAGAEGKREAAKRLHALGTAYVVIKGGHEEGDPERSVDLLYDGSGFTEFAGTRVSTPHTHGTGCTFSAAITAGLATGLEVTEAVGQARAFIQAALEDSLGIGNGHGPTNHWAYRRRQTDGVEL, from the coding sequence ATGAGCAGCGTATATAAAGCATTGACGATAGCCGGATCGGACAGCGGAGGCGGCGCAGGCATCCAGGCCGATCTGAAAACCTTTCAGGAGCTGGGCGTCTACGGCATGTCCGCACTGACCGCTGTAACGGTGCAGAATACGCTGGGCGTGCAGGGCGTACATCCGATTCCGCCGGAGACGGTAGCGGCCCAGATCGCATCGGTCGGGGAAGACTTGAAGCCGGATGCGCTGAAGACCGGGATGCTGTTCAGCGCGGAGATCATCGAGCAGGTAGCTGGTCAGGTCAGCCGGTTCGGCTGGAACAAGCTGGTGGTTGACCCGGTGATGATTGCCAAAGGCGGGGCCGAGCTGCTGCTGGAGGAGGCCGTGCAGGCTTTGCGCAGCCGGCTGCTGCCGCTGGCGCTGGTAGTAACCCCGAATCTGCCGGAGGCCGAGCGGCTGACTGGAATGACCATTGCCGGTGCCGAAGGCAAACGGGAGGCCGCCAAACGGCTGCATGCGCTTGGGACGGCTTATGTAGTGATTAAAGGCGGCCATGAAGAGGGGGATCCGGAGCGCTCCGTAGATCTGCTGTATGACGGCAGCGGTTTTACGGAATTTGCCGGGACCCGGGTATCCACGCCGCATACCCATGGCACGGGCTGCACCTTCTCGGCGGCCATTACGGCCGGTCTGGCCACGGGGCTTGAAGTGACCGAAGCGGTAGGCCAGGCAAGAGCTTTTATCCAGGCGGCCCTTGAGGACAGCCTGGGCATAGGGAACGGGCACGGTCCAACCAACCATTGGGCGTATAGAAGAAGGCAAACAGACGGAGTCGAACTTTGA